A region from the Ptychodera flava strain L36383 chromosome 10, AS_Pfla_20210202, whole genome shotgun sequence genome encodes:
- the LOC139143026 gene encoding cell adhesion molecule 3-like, which produces MAQCVLLQFSIFLAPMIASVVATTATPAFVKEPNDTVVMEGDTAVLMCGVANLREGFEVRWESDGVGTFTANTTVYWEFLGDRVEPSRYSIVGDSTVGEFNLQIKGADLTDADQYMCTIFASGRFSRTVSSTSKVKLTVDSSPTGYYPKCRPSTLKNYYLEGDTLEAKCIFRNADQMPDLQWYKSGMLLSGNRPYSSLADVTYEWRLSAADNGAKITCVANETSTCDVGPVEIYFKPRPAMVSAIVEVIVGEPAVFEVNGDWNPIPSQYSWSVNNVEVGNSLQPRFSNNGSILTILETQLQDDNASVSCVVTNSVGNARAIAKLRVRPSPVQTIYTSTKTTDIGVTQIRRVDWVTSAVSPLNERPLSLIVIIVVVTGGSMFLLAIAVLIFYFASTRRDKKRNMRGSAYHTPGPIRTNAV; this is translated from the coding sequence ATGGCTCAGTGTGTGTTATTACAGTTCAGCATATTTTTGGCACCTATGATCGCATCCGTGGTGGCAACAACAGCAACGCCGGCGTTCGTGAAAGAACCGAACGATACAGTGGTGATGGAAGGAGACACAGCGGTCCTGATGTGTGGCGTGGCTAACCTACGTGAAGGATTCGAAGTGCGATGGGAAAGTGACGGAGTTGGCACGTTCACAGCGAACACAACGGTCTATTGGGAGTTTCTAGGAGACAGAGTGGAACCATCCAGGTACAGTATAGTCGGGGATAGCACGGTCGGTGAATTCAATTTACAAATAAAGGGTGCTGATTTAACAGACGCTGATCAGTACATGTGCACGATTTTTGCCAGTGGCCGATTTTCTCGCACAGTATCGTCGACCTCGAAAGTAAAACTTACGGTGGATTCTTCTCCGACTGGATATTATCCCAAGTGTCGTCCGTCGACATTGAAAAACTATTATCTAGAGGGAGACACGCTTGAGGCAAAATGCATATTTCGAAACGCAGACCAAATGCCAGACTTGCAATGGTATAAATCTGGGATGTTGCTGAGCGGGAATCGCCCGTACAGCTCTCTCGCTGATGTTACTTACGAGTGGCGGTTGAGCGCTGCCGACAACGGCGCAAAGATAACGTGTGTCGCCAACGAAACCTCGACATGCGATGTTGGACCAGTGGAGATTTATTTCAAGCCCAGACCGGCGATGGTGTCTGCGATTGTCGAAGTCATTGTTGGCGAACCGGCTGTGTTCGAAGTTAACGGCGATTGGAACCCGATACCTTCACAGTACTCCTGGTCGGTAAATAACGTGGAAGTTGGTAACAGCTTGCAGCCAAGATTTTCCAACAATGGctcaattttgacaattttggaaacGCAGCTGCAGGACGACAATGCGTCGGTGTCATGTGTTGTCACAAATTCTGTAGGCAACGCACGTGCAATAGCCAAGCTGCGCGTGCGCCCTTCTCCGGTACAGACAATTTACACATCGACAAAAACAACCGATATCGGAGTAACTCAAATAAGGAGGGTTGACTGGGTCACCTCCGCTGTGAGTCCACTGAATGAGAGACCTCTGTCCTTGATTGTTATCATTGTGGTTGTTACGGGAGGTTCGATGTTTTTACTGGCGATTGCGGTCTTAATTTTCTATTTCGCATCCACGCGCAGGGACAAAAAGCGGAACATGCGCGGCTCGGCGTACCATACCCCGGGTCCCATCCGCACCAATGCGGTCTAA
- the LOC139142047 gene encoding cell adhesion molecule 3-like — MVLPRLYRDMAQCVLLQFGLILATLIASAVATTTPAFVREPNDTVVMEGDTAVLMCSVADLREGYEVRWESDGEGTFTANTTVYGEFLGDRVEPSRYSVVGDSTVGEFNLQIKGADLTDADQYMCTIFASGRFSRTVSSTSKVKLTVDSTPIGYYPKCRPSTLKNYYLEGDTLEAKCIFRNTDQTLELQWYKSGMLLSGNRPYSSLADVTYQWRLSAADNGAKITCVANETSTCDVGPVEIYFKPRPAMVSAVVEVIVGEPAVFEVNGDWNPIPSQYSWSVNNVEVGNSLQPRFSNNGSILTILETQLQDDNASVSCVVTNSVGNARAIAKLRVRPSPVQTIYTSTKTTDIGVTQIRRVDWVTSAVSPLNERPLSLIVIIVVVTGGSMFYWRLRS, encoded by the coding sequence ATGGTACTACCTCGCCTTTACAGAGACATGGCTCAGTGTGTGTTATTGCAGTTCGGCCTAATTTTGGCAACTCTGATCGCCTCCGCGGTGGCGACAACAACGCCGGCGTTTGTGAGAGAACCGAACGATACAGTGGTGATGGAAGGAGACACAGCGGTCCTGATGTGCAGCGTGGCTGACCTACGTGAAGGATACGAAGTGCGATGGGAGAGCGACGGAGAGGGCACGTTCACAGCGAACACAACGGTCTATGGGGAGTTTCTAGGAGACAGAGTGGAACCATCCAGGTACAGTGTAGTCGGGGATAGCACGGTCGGTGAATTCAATTTACAAATAAAGGGTGCTGATTTAACAGATGCTGATCAGTACATGTGCACGATTTTTGCCAGTGGCCGATTTTCTCGCACAGTATCGTcgacctcgaaagtgaaacttACTGTGGATTCTACTCCGATTGGATATTATCCCAAGTGTCGTCCGTCGACATTGAAAAACTATTACCTAGAGGGAGACACGCTTGAGGCAAAATGCATATTTCGAAACACAGACCAAACGCTAGAGTTGCAATGGTATAAATCTGGCATGTTACTGAGCGGGAATCGTCCGTACAGCTCTCTCGCTGATGTTACTTATCAGTGGCGGTTGAGCGCTGCCGACAACGGCGCAAAGATAACGTGTGTCGCCAACGAAACCTCGACATGCGATGTTGGACCAGTGGAGATTTATTTCAAGCCCAGACCAGCGATGGTGTCTGCGGTTGTCGAAGTCATTGTTGGCGAACCGGCTGTGTTCGAAGTTAACGGCGATTGGAACCCGATACCTTCACAGTACTCCTGGTCGGTAAATAACGTGGAAGTTGGTAACAGCTTGCAGCCAAGATTTTCCAACAATGGctcaattttgacaattttggaaacGCAGCTGCAGGACGACAATGCGTCGGTGTCATGTGTTGTCACAAATTCTGTAGGCAACGCACGTGCAATAGCCAAGCTGCGCGTGCGCCCCTCTCCGGTACAGACAATTTACACATCGACAAAAACAACCGATATCGGGGTAACTCAAATAAGGAGGGTTGACTGGGTCACCTCCGCTGTGAGTCCACTGAATGAGAGACCTCTGTCCTTGATTGTTATCATTGTGGTTGTTACGGGAGGTTCGATGTTTTACTGGCGATTGCGGTCTTAA